The following nucleotide sequence is from Manis pentadactyla isolate mManPen7 chromosome 13, mManPen7.hap1, whole genome shotgun sequence.
GGAAAAAAATGAGAGCCTTGTCTTATAATTAGCAGTAACACTCTAAATCCCATTTATACTCCCCTAAGATTTAGAGGAGATGGCAGAAGCTTTAAGAAGATTAATTTCAACTTGAAAAAATGTATACTAAATAGAAATGAGAAACATTTCTACATAAAGGCTCTGCTTAATCaggtataaataagaaaaatatgtttaagtctgtattcatatttatttaaacatttattcaaattttatatgtttgtataatataattatatatatatatatatatatatatacacacacacacaaagtatatgtataatatatgtatgtatacaaacacacacacctaagTTGGTTAGGAATACAGAAATGACCAAATTCaaattctgaaatatataaataggGATTAAACTGGTGAACTGACACAATGTATCTTATATTAACAGACATAGCAGCCATATCCTACATAGATTACACACAATTATTACTGTAGATATTAACTTTTTGAACTAGCAGTATACATTATGTTTATTCACATGTAACTCctaatatttcaaacattttcactaTTTTACCTCACTTAATCTTAAATACACTTGCAATTAAACATTATTACCCTCTTTTTATGTGGAATGGGCAGAGGAATAGTATCTAGAAGACAAACTAGACCCATAAGCATAGTCCAGTTTCACAGTTTGGGCTCCTAATATAGTGCACCTAGAATAGGTAGGGGGCTGGTGGTTGTGAGGATCCCCACCTGCTTCTTGTGATATGTGACCTACTCCACCCAACCTCAGTGCCTCACAGGGTGGCCCAACCCAAAGGGAAACATGGGTTCAACTGTTTCATATACATTTTCCCCAAATTGTGTTTCAGCTAGCTTTtgaatcttttttgttttgttgatgtatAATTGATGTATgtcattatattagtttcaagtgtacaatgggatgatttgatatttttatacaatatgaaataaaatatttcttatatggAATATACCTTGAAGAGTTTTTAAGATACCAGTGGGATCCTTAAAcaaagtattttaataaaattcgGAGTGTTATAACAAAGATTTTAGAATAACATGTATCTTTTCTCAGAGATCCACTTACTGTGTTTGAATAGGGCAGAATGGCAATGCAGATTTCGTTCTTGTCTATAAAGGACACTTCAGATAATCTCACGACCTCAACTTGTGGCCGCTTCACCATAAGTTACCAATTCTTTTGATCCACAGTTGTGAATTCCTACTTTTTTGATCAATTAGTAGAATTCCAGGTACTTTGTAAGTTCCAGATCTGGATCCCATGGtatttcctccagttagcatatTTGGTttggtacacacatacacacactcactaaatgtttattttagagGGTAGTTTCTCATGATTGGTCCACTAACCCTAATGCCTTTCTTCATGGGCCAGGTGAAATCATGGAGGACACCACCTGGATGGCCAACCACTCAGGAAGGTCAGAGTTCATCTTGGTGGGAATCTTCAGTCAATCCCAACACCCAGCCCTCCTTGGCACGGTCATTTTTGTGGTTTTCCTGATGGCCTTGTCTGGAAACACCATCCTGATCCTTCTGATATGCTCTGATGCCcggctccacacccccatgtactttttcatcaGCCAGTTGTCTCTCATGGACGTAATgtacatttctgtcactgtgcCCAAGATGCTTGTGGACCGGGTCACGTGTGTGAACATGATCTTAGCCCCTGGATGTGGGATGCAGATGTTCCATTTGACACTATGTGGATCAGAATTTTTCCTCCTGGCcgccatggcctatgaccgctatgcagccatctgccatcctctccgtTACACTGTCCTCATGAATCACAGGGTGTGTGTCCTCCTGGCATCTGGCTGCTGGCTCCTGGGATCAGTGGATGGCTTCTTGttcactcccatcaccatgaactTCCCCTTCTGTGGATCCCGGGAggtccatcatttcttctgtgaggtCCCTGCTGTATTGAAGCTCTCCTGCTCAGACACTTCTCTGTATGAGACACTCATGTACCTCTGCTGCGTCCTAATGCTGCTCATCCCTGTGACCATCATTTCAGGCTCCTATGGTTTCATCCTCCTCACTATCCACAGGATGAACTCAGCAGAGGGTCGGAAGAAGGCCtttgccacctgctcctcccacatgaCTGTGGTCATCCTCTTCTATGGGGCTGCCGTCTACACCTACATGCTCCCCAGCTCCTACCACACCCCTGAGAAGGACATGGTGGTGTCTGTCTTTTACACCATACTCACTCCTGTGCTAAACCCTTTGATCTATTGTCTCAGAAATAAGGATGTCACAGGGGCTCTAAAGAAAATGTTGAATGTGGGACCTGTCTTTCAAGAAACCATAAAGTAGGAAAATTGAATACTGCTTTGCCTTTCTCTAAACATCATACATTTAGAATCTTAGGCCAACATTATTCTTTAGATTTTCATAACATAATGCCTTATCTATTTTTcatacatcttttaaaaattgcatccctctactagaaaatttttattttgaaaaatttctcgtgtctttctttctcctttgtaaCTCTTTAAGATATATTATGGAAGCATGTtgtatttgtgttatttttactGAAGTTAATAACTGCACTCTGAATCTATAGAAAGAAATATCCGTACTTTCAGAAGACACATAACAAAATTATTTAGAAGAGAAAGTCATGCAAAGCTatgaaatttatttaaatgagaaagaggaaaagagatgacaTGAAAGAGAGGCAGTGTTAAAAGTTGGTGATTCTGGGTCAAAAATGTATGGGCTTCATACCATGCATACCTATGCtacttttctgtatatataaaattgttccacataaacatttaaagtatcagttcttcctgctttattgaatttgttctcttcttttttGAGTTTGTGTTATGTTTTTGCAGTGTGACATAATTCTTAGGAAACGTGTTCATTTAAATGTGTCTAATGATTTCTGAGACAGTTCTGGCATCTACCCACATTTATTTGGGCTACTTTTTTTCATACATTCCAAAGCTCAATGCACCTAGTAGCAATTAATTTTTGCCAGCAAGAGGTAGGTTTAGGATAGTGAATTCCTTAAGGAACTATGGGAAAACTGTAAGCTAAGAGTGGAAGGCAAAGCAGAGACATCCTCCTTGTACAAAataaggaagcaactacagcaaatactacTAACCCTTAAAATgacccaaaaacagcagaatagacCATCTGCAGCTGGTGAAGAGAAGGCAAAACTGAGAAGGGTGAAGTGACAGAGCCATGACTGATTGGGACCCAGACCCGTTCCTCCTTCTGgcccacaagtgggagggagaggagtggAGCAGAGAGAGAATAAGTGCTCGGAATCTAGCACAAGGGCCCAGATAAATGCTCCAGGCAGATGAGTCCACATAGCACTGGGCTTTGATGAGTGACAGGGCTGCACTCCAGGGAGATGTGCAGCATTCTTCGAGGCCATGATCCTGTAACTTGTGGAGGAAAGGCATCCTCCATCGGCCCCACAGAGATCCAAGTGGAGACCACACATTGATCTGTTTACCAGCAGTGAGCAGTGTGCCACAGAAGCATGGGTCAAGGGAGCTCTTTCCAAGGATGAAGAGCAGGTGGATGGTGCCTCCCCAGCCATGCCTCAGCCCAGCGGGCTGGGTATTCACAGGAACCTGCTCCGAgcactccatctccctccctgcaGCTCAGCCACATGGCAGCCCTTCCTTGTGCgcctgccctgcccagcccactCAGCCAGGCAGACTGTTGTGCCTGAAGGCAGAGGGAGGACACTTCAAGGTGCCCCTGGCCTCCCCCAGTCCACATAGAGCTGTACTCTATTTCCCTCACTGGAAGAACGCCCACAGCAGCTCCCTGCACTCCTTCCTTGTCCTGCCATCTTGGCCCAGCAGTAACTGCCTTTGCTGAcaagcaggcagagggcagctctACCTATAGTTCACCCCAGCAGAAGTGCCTCAAGGCACCCAAAGGGCCCAGAGGCCTGTGGGCTCCTCTGCTGACACAGACAAACCACTGCtgacagacaggcagaaaggcagcccttCCCATTGCCCACCAACTACACCCTAGGGCCCCACCTTAAAGGAGAACTGGGCACTGGGGAGTAAACTCTCTTCAGCTGCTGTGCAccaaggatgccttcttcatgaaGCCATCACCCTGCACACCAGGAAGCATAACAAAGTTTAACtataaggagagagtactgaagtcatccagagaattaaaaatattagttatgagtgaaaccccatcaggctgtcaGCAGACTACTCAGCAGAACCATACAGGCAGAAGCGAGTGGCATGATATGCTTAATGTACTGAACCTGAAGGGCCTTCAACAAGAATCCTTTAAGAGCAAAAGTCTCATTCAAATATGCAGAGATTATACAATTCCCGGATAAATGACAACTCAAGGAATTTATGACCATTCAATCAGCATAACAGGATacattaaagggactgctgtagatggaaaggTTTCTAAGGATactacttttatttgtttttaattctattCTCTGCTAATataaaattttttgtttgtttgcttgttttttagagGCCACATGTAAGTGAGGCCATACAGTGTTTGTCTGGCTCAACTCAGTGCAATGCCTTCCAGATTCACCCACTTTGTCATCAATGGCAagactttcttctttttattactgaatgaTACACCAtgcctgttgtgtgtgtgtgtaattttatgTATGCACTAATCCATCTAAGATCTTTTAGGTTGTTCTATAGTTTGACTTTTGTGAATAACACagcagtgaacatgggtgtgcagatCCTCTTTGAAGtactgatttcagttctttcaaATATCTCCCATCAGTGGGATCGCTGGATCAAATGGACTTCTGAGGCACCCTCGTATTGTGTTCCATAGACTGCTCCATTTCACATTTACACCAACAGTGCCGAGAGGTACTTTTTCCTATATCGTGTTCATATTTGTATTCTATCTGACAACAGCCATGACATGAGGTGATATCGGGttatggttttgttttatagTCCTCTGTCAATAAGTGATGATGAGACATTTCTTAAAGCATATCCACTTTGGAAAAATGATACACAGGTCctttcttatttaatttattggattatttactttttttttaaacaaaaactttATGGTTATCAAATTACAActttcaaaattataaatacatttatctTCGGCCCAACAATCACATTTCTGAGACTTAATCTTACAGACAGGTACAGCTGAACATGTACATACAATATCACAGTACTGGCTGTAAAGGAAAAAACATCAGAAACAATTGAAGGAGCCATCCGTAGAAAGCTGGTTACATGGTCTATAGTATGCCAACCCCACACCTCAAAATAATTGCCATGCAGCTGTAAACGAGATGTAGAAGGCCTCCATGTTCTGATTGGAAAGAGCTCTAGGATATGCCCTTAAGTGAGGAAAACAAGAacagtgtgcagtgtgtgctatgTTTTCTCTAAGAAACCATACTGAGTTGTGTAAGTTTTCTGCATATTTCCGTTCGTAATCCCTTATAATATATGTTgtcagcaaatatttcctccctttCCATAgactgattttcattttattgattgctTTTTTGCAGTgcagaggattttttaaaattaaggtacaaTTGATATGCAATCGTATGAAGGATTCATGACCAACATTGTGGTCTCAACATTCACAAATATAGTCAAGCCCTCTtccaccccattgcagtaactgtctgtcagcatattaagatgctttagactcattacttgtcttctccaagcTATCcggccttccccgtgacctacctatattatgtgtgataatcataataccccttaattcccttctccctccctccccacccacccttcccaaacccttccctttggtaactgctgaagggactccttggagtctgtgagtctgctgctgttttgctccttcagttttgctttgttggattactccacaaatgactgaattcatttggtactttctttctccacctggcttatttcactgggcataataccctctagctacatccacgttactataaatggtaggatttattttcttcttatggctgaaccatattccattgtgcatatgcacCACCtgttctctatccattcatctcctgatggacacttaggttgcttccatatcttggctattgtaaatagtgctgtgaaaaaacACAGAGGTTTTTTCAAAAGCATATGTCTTTTCTAATcaagaatcttgttttcttcagtgaaattcctaggagtggaaatacttggtaaaatggtatttctatttttagtttttgaggaacctccatattgctttccacatggttgaactgatttgcattcacatcagcagtgtaggagggttcccctttctctgcattctagccagcatttcttgttccttgtctttaggatgttggccatcctaactggtgagaggtgatatctcattgtgattttgatttgtatttccctgataattagtggtgtgtagcatcttttcatgtgcctgttgaccatctgaatttcttctttggagaagtgtctgttcagatcctctgcccatttttaatcaggtcatttgttttttttgggttgaagcatgtgagttctttgcatatattgaatgttaaccccttatcagatatgtcatttacaaatatattctcccatactgtatgatgcatttttgttctaatggtgtcctttgctgtacagaagcttttaagtttgatagtcccatttattcatttttgctttaaattcccgtgcctgaggagatgtgttaaggaaaaagttgctcctgtttatattcaagagattttgcctatattttattctaagagttttatagttttatggcttaaattcagatctttgatccattttgagtttacttttgtgtatgcaatTTGATaataatccggtttcattctcttgcatgtagctgtccagttttgccaacaccagctgttgaagaggctgtcattttcccattcatggctcctttatcatagatTAACTGCcctataagtgtgggtttatatttcagctctctgttctattccactggtctatggttctgCTCGTGTACCAAATTATcgtgattactgtgtctttgtagtacagcttgaagtcagggagcataatcccccccccattattcttccttctcagggttgctttgtcttttgtggtcttttgtggttccatatgaattttagaaggatttgttctagtttgttgaagaatgctgttggtattttgataggtattgcattgagtctgtagatcactttaggcaggatggccattttgacaatattaatccttcctatccatgagcatgggatgtatttccatttactggtatcttctttaatttttcttatgaaTGTCTTGCAcatttcatggtataggtctgtcatctccttggttaggtttatttctaggtatgtttttcttttcagtgcAATTTTaactggagttgttttcctgatttctcttactgctagttcatcattaacatataagaatgcaaaagatttccctgtattaattttgtatcctgtaactttgctaaaTTTAGTTATTTGCTCTGGTAGTTTTTTGTggattcttttgtgttttctatgtacaatatcatgtcatctgcaaacagtgacagtttagcttcttctttactaatctggatgcctttaatttctttgtgttgtctgattgctgtggctaggacctcaaggactatgttgaatacaaatggggagagtgagcatccttgtcttgctcccgatattagaagaaaagcttttagcttctcgctctcAAGTAtattgtctttgggtttgttgtatatggttttcttcttccttctctactctttatatattaggtgccatattctgtgctctttgtgcatcccttgactaactttgtgagtagttgatttaactttgcattttcttagtaattaattggatttcttcctttactgtggttttattttctgtggtgacagctatttagccttaagagcacTTTCATCTATGGCAGTTCCattaaaatacactgtggaggtggtttgtgggaggtaaatttcctcaaattttgcttacctggaaattgtttaattactgcttaaatttaaatgataattttgccaggtagagtattcacagttggaggcctttctgtttcattgcattgaatatatcaggCCACTCCGTTCTGGCCTCTAAAGTTTCTTCTGAGAATTCTACTTTTAGCGTGATAGGCTTTCCTTTAtgcatgatttttttctctctgtctttggctgcctttaatactctgtccttgtccttgatctttgccattttaactattatatgtcttggttttgtcttcctagatttcattgtgttgggagatttcttCACtttcatgacctgagagactatttccttcccaagattgggaaagttttcaacaattatttcctcaaagagactttgtctctttttctctcttcttcttcttcttctggtacccctataatgcaaatattgttccatttggattgttcccatggttctcatttttctttaattcctagataccctttttttctctctgtgcctcagcttctttgtttttatgttttctaatttctatcccatttatcatctcctctacttcatctaatctgcttttaaatccctccattgtatgttttatttcagctactgtatttttcagtttctatccctttcttgATGTCCTCCTTAGATTTTGagcatttttctgtagctccataagcatgtttatgatttttatttttaaatctttatcaagaagaatgctgacttcagtttcacttagcaaTCTTTGTGGCATctgctgagatttttttaaacaaattttttgccatttcatttttctagtgattcctatggaataataactgagTATACAGCACCCTCTAGTTATAGGTCACCCATTGATAATTTCAATATGAAAACACAAATATGATTAAGACTTTTGTTTCGGGGCTATAATTAATAGAAATAGTCCCC
It contains:
- the LOC118920021 gene encoding olfactory receptor 2T29-like, with the protein product MEDTTWMANHSGRSEFILVGIFSQSQHPALLGTVIFVVFLMALSGNTILILLICSDARLHTPMYFFISQLSLMDVMYISVTVPKMLVDRVTCVNMILAPGCGMQMFHLTLCGSEFFLLAAMAYDRYAAICHPLRYTVLMNHRVCVLLASGCWLLGSVDGFLFTPITMNFPFCGSREVHHFFCEVPAVLKLSCSDTSLYETLMYLCCVLMLLIPVTIISGSYGFILLTIHRMNSAEGRKKAFATCSSHMTVVILFYGAAVYTYMLPSSYHTPEKDMVVSVFYTILTPVLNPLIYCLRNKDVTGALKKMLNVGPVFQETIK